TCAGGCTTCGTTAAAACGACATAATTTTGACACGAAACCAACAAATTGTGAAACTTGTATTGACAAGTAGGtcgattttttaatattctcatttttattattcagTTGGGCCGAATCCCGGCGGTACTGCAATTACCAAGTTTGCTGACTGGCGGTGGCCTACACTTTGATCTGAAGCGTAACTTGAAACGGCAAACGAACAGGGTCTTGATGAGCAAACGGCCAGAACTAGTTGGGAATTACAGGCACATGCATGGAAATAAATTCGGGGTAGGTCAGGGATGATAGAAAGTAAAACTGGGTAAAAGTGGGGCAGGTATAGAAATTTGCTACAATTGACCTTATAACGAAGGTATAGGAAGTCCCTAAAACGGAAACCAAAAATCCAGCAAAGATATCCCTTGAAGATGTAATTTCATCACTATGGAATATAcgattaattaaaagaaagcgtcccatttttcatttaaaggcatcacttaaaacttttttattacatttctttCACTTAAAGAGCGGGTTAAAACACTTAGAtctgtataaataaatattcttatGTTAGTAAcgttttaaaatacataatttaCTACCAGAAATAAGGCGAGGTACATTTCTTCTTGATTGGGTCTCAAGGAATGTGATTCTCCTATGTCCTCTCTTCTCCTGAAGGTGTAAGAGAGGTAGGCTGGATAAGATTCGAAATCCTGGGACAGACTAAATTTTAATGGCATGGGGGTTACGGTGGCTTTGCAACTGTAGAAGGTGGGAAATGCCGTTTTACAaaagataaatatattatgaTGAGGTATTATCACCACTAATGGGGTTATTAGTGCTGATACTCTTTATTCTAACGCTGCCGTACTTCTCCTTTAGGTACTTTTGCACATTCGTATTGTACTTGCTTCGGGGGTTAACTTCTCCTTTTTTCGATGGTGGACCGAAAGGTTCATTAATACTTTTTAAGGCAGTGGGTTCAGTGGAAGGCAACAGGTCCGGTTGGAGTTCTTCGATGTGTCCCTTCTGTTTTGAGCAGCCTGTTGATTGCGAGGAACTCTGCCGGGAATCCTTATCGAGCTCATCTAAGTGGTGGAAAAACAAGAATGAGTTAAAAAACAAGCACTGGTTTTTTGTGCCTTCTATTACCTTTCTGTTTAAGCGCTCCTTTTTCCTGGACACGGGCAATATGCGAATAGAGCTCCCGATTTCGCGATGAAGTGGATTCCGCCTGATTGTCAAGATTTTCAATATAATTATTGCTATTTAATCTCAAGTCTTCAATATTTCTCGTTGGCGTGTAATCCTTTGGGTACATTTCGCCGCCTTTCGATTTGGATGCTATAAATAAGCTGTAGTTTTTACTTGATGGTCCACCAGTAGCACTTAATGGATCCAGCGCGATCTTGCTTTCCCGTATAACTCCAGAACTAAGGGCGCTGATGGCGGTAGCATCTTCACTACCGGGTGACTGCACGGGAAAACTAGTGGGTTGCAAATAGGTGTGCTGGCCGGGATGAAACTGCTTGAATCTCTTGAAAATCAGGCAAGTTACCAACGAAAATAGGATCGACATGCTGAGAAAACCCATGGCTATAAGGCATACTATTGCAAAGAAGTTGCTGTCGATCAGGGAAATGTGTTGTAGGTCCTTTTGGACCACCACACTTATGTGAACCGAATCCCTGCCACCGGGATTCTCCGCCAGGCAGGTATAGACGCCCTCATCGCTCTTTCTGGCATTTACTATCGTAAGACGTGACACAAAAACATCATGTCCGAATTTTCGAACCTTTGGTTCATCCTCTCGCAACAGTTCTATGTAAACACGCTGCTTTTGACTTTTCACCGGCTTGGAGCGGGTTTCGTATACTTGATTGCTGTAGTCCCAGGCAATAACCGTATTGGGAGATCCGTGGACGCGACAAATAAGCGTTACGTTCTCCTTGGAAGTGTTGATGGAAGTACTGAGCGTCGGATACACTATCTTCGGCTTGCAGGCAAACGCCTCCGGCTGATCCTCAATCCACAGACGACCACGTAACTGCAAAGGATAATGACAGGATGTGGGCGGGGTGTATAGGTTCATACCTATAACGAAGTCACGGAACATCTGAAGGTCGCAGGTGCAGTTCCAGGGATTCTCGACCAGGGATAATGCTGTGAGCTTGGTCAAGTCCTGGAAGCTCTCCACTCTCAGTTTGGTCAGCTCATTGTTGTCCAGATAGATCTGCGAGAGAAGTGGTACTCCCACAAAGGCCTGGGCATCGATGCTAACCAAGCGATTGCGCTTAAGTTCGATCTTGTGCAGATACTTGAGATTCCGGAACACTCCATGGCGAAGTGCTTGCAACAGGTTGCCATTTAGCAATATCGCCCGTACTTTCGAAAGACAGTCGAACACATTGGGTAGCAAGTCCACAAGTAGATTGTTGGACAAGTCGAGCTCTATAAGGATCTGCAGTTGGGTGAAACTTCGCTGGTTGATGTGTTTGAGGGTGCCATTTCGTATGAGTAACTTTTGGAGATTTTGCAAGTTGGTGGTCAGGAATGCGTTCTCCTCCAGGTAGAATATATGGTTGTGTGACAAATCCAGCACTTGAATCTCCGGACTGAGGTACTCCGGCACTCCACTTAGGCTCAAATTGCGGCAGTCGGCTGTCTTTTTGCCAGAGTTCCATTTGCAGTGACAGTTTCCACAGTCCATTAGCCAATCGGCACTGGCACTTCGGAGTATGAGTGCCAAGCAGTATATCTTAAGTAGGAATAGCGACAGGTGCTTACAGGAAGTACTACATGGATCGAAGCTAGGCTTGATGGCCATTGGGATTTTTCTAAGGAACGGAGCGTCTAGCACATCCCAGTTAGTCTGGGTTATTGTTTGTTGCACATTTAAATGGTTGGGTTTAATTATCCCTCATGTCCAGTGTCCGTTGTCATTAAATCTTCCGTCTAGCATTATAATCCTGAAATCCATCCTGGAAAGTAGAAAGGATAAGTATTGTATCAGTTGATTCACAATGAAATCTAAGGGTTTATGCTTATTTCGCCTATACCTGATACACAGGTCTGTTATTGCCATAAACAAACACTTTAAACTGTCCTAATCTTGATATATTGGCTGACAAGGAGTTCCCATGGCGCCCATTACCTGAGCCAAGGGAACTTGCCCTTCAAGGCCacctttcccattttccctttAACAGTATCGCATAAACATGAACCATTGCGAGAAAAGCTGGCTGACACTGGCCGTGGGAAAATGCTGCACTTTGTTGGCTTACCAGATAtagaaaaacaatataaatttacTATCCCGCCACGCCTAAAGCTCGTTCCGAAAATGTTCTTCCAGAGACCTCGGCGTATATCCATCAactgtttttctattttggtACTGCCCCACATACCAGAGTGTTAACAGTATTTCGGCGCATGTCATGTAGATTTCAGACTTTGTCCTCCTTCTATGTAAATTAACATTGGGATTTTCtcgtttttaataattttttatatttcataaattatatgttatattttttaattatcagcacttaaaatttatttttatttattttttatacatcTATTATATCcaacattaatatttttacattaatgtttaaaagaatgagaataaaaaaatttaaaaaaatggtaGGGTTTCTATATTTTATGCCGGTTTTAAATGCCGtatacattatttatatttctaaaatt
This genomic stretch from Drosophila teissieri strain GT53w chromosome 2L, Prin_Dtei_1.1, whole genome shotgun sequence harbors:
- the LOC122618806 gene encoding leucine-rich repeat-containing protein 24-like gives rise to the protein MAIKPSFDPCSTSCKHLSLFLLKIYCLALILRSASADWLMDCGNCHCKWNSGKKTADCRNLSLSGVPEYLSPEIQVLDLSHNHIFYLEENAFLTTNLQNLQKLLIRNGTLKHINQRSFTQLQILIELDLSNNLLVDLLPNVFDCLSKVRAILLNGNLLQALRHGVFRNLKYLHKIELKRNRLVSIDAQAFVGVPLLSQIYLDNNELTKLRVESFQDLTKLTALSLVENPWNCTCDLQMFRDFVIGMNLYTPPTSCHYPLQLRGRLWIEDQPEAFACKPKIVYPTLSTSINTSKENVTLICRVHGSPNTVIAWDYSNQVYETRSKPVKSQKQRVYIELLREDEPKVRKFGHDVFVSRLTIVNARKSDEGVYTCLAENPGGRDSVHISVVVQKDLQHISLIDSNFFAIVCLIAMGFLSMSILFSLVTCLIFKRFKQFHPGQHTYLQPTSFPVQSPGSEDATAISALSSGVIRESKIALDPLSATGGPSSKNYSLFIASKSKGGEMYPKDYTPTRNIEDLRLNSNNYIENLDNQAESTSSRNRELYSHIARVQEKGALKQKDELDKDSRQSSSQSTGCSKQKGHIEELQPDLLPSTEPTALKSINEPFGPPSKKGEVNPRSKYNTNVQKYLKEKYGSVRIKSISTNNPISGDNTSS